AGACACACAAACTTTTACAACTTCAAGCACATCGAGTAGATTATAATACATACTCTACGTCTCGACCAAGTTTACAAGAACACACGATCTTTTATTGAAAAGCAGGACTTAAAATATGTTACATAATCCACATAACTAGATGCTCTTACAACAGTTTCAGAAACATacataaacacacacacacacaccctTTTTTTTAGAAGAGCAGGACTTAAAATATGTTACATAAGCCGCTTAACTTGAAGTTCTTACAACAGTTTCAGAAACATacataaaacacacacacaaagagagagagaggagatagAGTTAGAACAAGTGGGTTTAGTTGCCAAAACCCATCATTGTTCCAAACTAGTTTCACACTGAGATAAAATGCAAGGCTCCCTTCACCTGAGGGTGAAGAAGCCTTAGAGTAGAGAGTGAGCCAAAGATGAGTTGCCAGTTCATAGTCAGATGGaaccaagaaacaagaaaaaactcAAACTGTCCTTTATCAAGACAAAagagttctctctctctcggtctGACTGATGAACTCTGGTCAAAATATCAGGTTTTGAAACTGCAGCAGCCATTATCCATTGCTGCTGCTGTGATCCACTTGCTAGGCATTACCTTGCCACCAAGGGGATGAACCGAAGAGCTTAAAAAGTAGTTCATGCTTGTAACTTCTGATCCTAGTCGGTTTGATAAGTTCATGGTCACGTTTTCAGGATGAAGAACGTCTGAATCCTGAGAGTTACTTTGCTGAGGCTGAGTCTGCTTAGTTCCATCGGCTTTCTTTGCATTGTTCTGACTCTTAGTGTTCAAGAACCTCCCACCAGATCCTCTAGGACGGCGCAATGCATGGAGATGGCGTGAATGATGCATATATGGCTGTAACATACACTAACATAAGtgcaaaacaaaacacactAAAACTAGTTTCAATATGTTATAGTTTTACCTTACGGAATTTGCTACTCGGTTTGTTCTGATCAAGAACAGCAGCAGCCTTTGCACGTGACTGGCGTCGCCTGATGATTCCATGGTATTGCTTTGAGTTAACGTAGATGGTTCCATCTTCTGTTTCCATGTTTAGAGGAAGCATTACACTGCTATGAGATCCATAGGGTGAAAGAACTCCATAGTATTGTTGTTCCACACATGGATACTTTTTGTACATCTAAATGACCAAGGAAGGAAACAGCCAAAGAACTATATTATATACTCGGAACAAATTAAATGACATTTGATGATAAGCTACATACTTTTTGGTAACACAATGATAAGCTACATACTTATTTTTTATGAAGAATAATGTTACCTGTGGCTGAGAAAATCCAAGTTCCAAGTAAGGTGGTTGCATCGAGAAAGCAGATCCATGAGGCTTTGGCACAACTCTTGGACTCTTTACATCACCTAACAGCATAACAGACTTGCAATTTATATTGACAACTTTCTATAAATAGAAACATTTGATGAGCTCAGTATTTGAAGCACACAAGATGACTCCCTTTTAGACTTAGCTCAGTTACATTCACTTCCACAAACCTATAAGCAGCTAGTTAAACATGTTCTACCAGTATTCCATATGAAGTTCACTATACCATCTATTTGCAGACATCCATAGAGATTAAAGGCAAAGGAAGCAAAGACTTACCAAGTGAGAAAGCAAAGTGAGATACAGAGTTGCTTTGTTTATTCACACCTTGTTCTATCCCTCCAGCAGATCTGACCTTAACTCCGGCCAATGAATCATTATCTCCGGAGAGACTCTCTGGAGTTAACGGCTGAGATCCAAAAGCGTTCCACCAAGAAATCTGTGGAGCAGAGGGAAGACCTTCTCTCATAGTTTGCATAGCCATCTCCAAGATCCAATACAAAgagtaaagaaaataaaaaaggaagtCAAGATTCGACGTTGCCGAGATGAAAGAGTAGTTCCTGTGAAAGATAAACATGAACAAAAAGTCAACAAAGTAAAACTCTTTGTTACCCAAATGAGAAACTTTGGGATTTGGGAATTACGCAAAACCACACGAATGACAAAACCCATATGTGAATCATCATAAAGAGACAGACTTGTTGTCTAAAGTAAGAACAAACTTAGAGGAACCAATAAAGATAAAGACACAAGAAACTGATAACAAACCAAACACTAGACAGAAGAAGTTGAGTAAGATGCAAGTAAAACCCCAAATTTTGTCAACATCAAACACACCAAAACCTATGTGAATCTAAAAGCAAAAATAGATTGACGAAAACTTACACACAGGAGTGagtgagagtgagagagagctTCAGATTCCTAGGAAGAGGCAAAGAAAAGCCCAATCGTTAGGAGCCATGTCGGTTCCAAATCAAGAAACAGATATCATTCACCAAGACTTtaatcaagagagaaagagaaagagagactcACCAATATATGAATTACAAGTGTAGATGGCAGCTCTAGTTTCATCCACCAATCACCTTCAGCTTTTATGCTACTATGTTTCTGTCTTgttttcttctataaatataaaaaataataaaccaattatcactagttaattttatattaaaaaatctttCAACTTAATATTGATATCAAACCATGGTTCACCCAATTCAACATGATCCAATCCATAGTTAGTGATCCAATCCAAAATTAGCTCATCGATCATTGCTTAAACATTCTaaattaatgtttaaaaataatattttgcgaaaattaaaaatattttaatataaaagaaatatattaatcTTTTTGTAAGGAATTTGTTTTACTTAATAAGTCGATCTAACAAAGTATTTTATTCTACTCTTTTCTAACTGTAGCGTTGGCTTGACCTGCTTTCTTCAAAAGCTACAATGATCCCACTTAAAACTACTTTCCATCCATTAAGCAGAGTAGTGCTAGGATTGTCAACTGCAtcgtttatttacttattataattgTGGTCCTTGTAagctttttaatattaaattttgtatatgCGTCATATGCATAAAAGAATAGGATCACCactcaaaatgaaaataaaatatataaagtaacCAGTCTGACAATCCTTTGCTATTATAAGCTTATGACTCATTCCCTAtcaattataataaaaagtCTACGGCTCTTAACCCTTGTATAATTCTGTAAATAGACCAAACACATACGTATGAATAGATTTGACGACACTTGTTGAGATGTTGTTATTCTTAACTAGGTTTTCAAGTGGTTTTCTTTACAGATTGTCCTTTTGTTTCCTCTTCTGTTATGTTTCTTTAAGTAGCTCAAGATCTTTTGTGAACATGAATGCACACGTGTGTATAACCTCTATAGATATATAGTTCTAGAGAAATTAACAAAGTGTATATATTTGTAGAGGTTAATGTTATTTTTGGGACTCTCATTTAGTAGATTATGGATTAGTCTCCTTGTGATAATTGACAATTGACAATTGACAATTTGACATTGTTTAAAATGCTAAAGATAGTGCAAATCTTAAATATAgctattttcttttaatgtaAACACGCAAAGCTTAGCATGCAAATGTAAACCGTAaatgcaaaaagaaaaattaacgttaaaaatataagaagatACTACAACTGAATATGATATAAACGAAATCGAGATTAGATAGAAATACAATATAGTTTAGTTGGTTAGGTTTAATTAGTGTTTGCTTTTGTTTATATGTACTTCTGTACGTGGTGATTAAGCTTATTCCACTACCATCTTTCTCTCTTCGCCAACACATTAATCATTTGAATTGTGCACTGGTAAATTTCTACTATCTTCTAACAAAAATATCTACTTTCATTATGTAGAAGCTCAtttcaaattctagttttaacttacaattattttatcttaaaagACATGGACCACAACCACAACTTTTTGTTTGGATTAGTGATCTACAACTTAAGTACACTTGATAGAGGAAGAACGGAAATAGTTCATTTTTCAAATCATTTATACTTATAAATTCAACTATTATATGTTTGTATAGATTTTTTCAATATTGGTAAAAGAGTCACAGTAAAATTTTCATCGTATTCAAACATAAATTTTACCTTTAGAACACGAATTAATATATATCTCATTTTCTAAACAAATATTCATCCTATTCTCttatatgatttatttattttaagtcaCATGACGGCTCCACTTTTTTCATAAACTTCCAAGAAACTACGAAATGACTAATCACCAACtatgtattttaataaatattatttattccaAAAGAAAATAAGAGATTTAAAATACGGGAAATTGGCTATCCAACTTTTTAATACGCATATTATATGAGGTAGATCTCCATATGCGATCCACTTGAATGCACGAACTAAGTACAACAAAGTGGATGTCTAGTGTATACGTTTACGGTAGTGAATGAA
The window above is part of the Brassica napus cultivar Da-Ae chromosome C3, Da-Ae, whole genome shotgun sequence genome. Proteins encoded here:
- the LOC106388859 gene encoding nuclear transcription factor Y subunit A-2, giving the protein MAMQTMREGLPSAPQISWWNAFGSQPLTPESLSGDNDSLAGVKVRSAGGIEQGVNKQSNSVSHFAFSLGDVKSPRVVPKPHGSAFSMQPPYLELGFSQPQMYKKYPCVEQQYYGVLSPYGSHSSVMLPLNMETEDGTIYVNSKQYHGIIRRRQSRAKAAAVLDQNKPSSKFRKPYMHHSRHLHALRRPRGSGGRFLNTKSQNNAKKADGTKQTQPQQSNSQDSDVLHPENVTMNLSNRLGSEVTSMNYFLSSSVHPLGGKVMPSKWITAAAMDNGCCSFKT